One window of Amaranthus tricolor cultivar Red isolate AtriRed21 chromosome 11, ASM2621246v1, whole genome shotgun sequence genomic DNA carries:
- the LOC130827443 gene encoding glutathione S-transferase-like: protein MAIKVHGSPMSTATLRVVAAVHEKELEYEFVTIDMKSGAHKQPPFISLNPFGQVPALEDGDLKLFESRAITKYIAYNYENKGTSLVHKDGKQMAELTVWMEVEAHQFDPVGSKLVWELIIKNLFGMQSDDAVVEENEAKLAKVLDIYESRLSNSKYIAGDSFTLADLHHLPVLQYLMGTKVKNLFDERAHVSAWAKDILGRPSWAKALALQKQP, encoded by the exons atGGCAATCAAGGTTCATGGAAGTCCGATGTCAACAGCCACTCTCCGAGTGGTGGCTGCTGTTCATGAAAAGGAGCTTGAATACGAATTCGTCACCATTGACATGAAATCCGGTGCTCATAAACAACCGCCTTTCATCTCCCTTAAC CCATTTGGACAAGTGCCAGCTCTTGAAGATGGAGATCTCAAACTTTTTG AATCAAGGGCAATTACAAAATACATAGCATACAACTACGAAAACAAAGGAACATCTCTTGTTCACAAAGACGGCAAGCAAATGGCCGAGTTAACCGTTTGGATGGAAGTCGAGGCTCACCAATTCGACCCAGTAGGCAGCAAGCTTGTGTGGGAACTTATCATCAAGAATCTATTTGGAATGCAAAGTGATGATGCTGTAGTCGAAGAGAACGAAGCTAAGTTGGCTAAGGTTCTCGATATCTATGAGTCCCGATTGTCCAACTCCAAGTACATTGCTGGTGATTCATTCACTTTGGCTGATCTTCACCACTTGCCTGTCCTGCAATACTTAATGGGCACCAAAGTGAAGAATTTGTTCGATGAACGCGCTCATGTCAGTGCTTGGGCTAAGGACATTTTGGGTAGGCCTTCATGGGCAAAGGCTTTGGCTCT